In Desulfomonile tiedjei DSM 6799, a genomic segment contains:
- a CDS encoding AF1514 family protein, whose translation MADPRRITREMLHRPIDVHVNGVSLNLKNAKVIADEKALEFSSNPILLAWFEKKTGRHSPNIVYGAQEKPSWLVYAQFRGGSISVNINNEEYVFIYRSGEHTPYQLP comes from the coding sequence GTGGCCGATCCGAGAAGAATTACGCGAGAAATGCTCCACAGGCCGATTGACGTTCACGTGAACGGAGTCTCCCTGAATTTAAAAAATGCCAAAGTGATTGCTGACGAGAAAGCTTTAGAGTTCAGCTCGAATCCGATTCTGCTGGCCTGGTTTGAGAAAAAGACAGGTCGTCACTCTCCCAATATCGTATACGGTGCACAAGAGAAACCGAGTTGGCTGGTGTATGCACAATTTCGAGGAGGCTCGATTTCCGTAAACATCAATAACGAGGAATACGTTTTTATCTACAGATCGGGCGAGCATACTCCTTATCAGTTACCGTAG
- a CDS encoding glycosyltransferase, translating to MKFLFTLHNFFPEPLFGSETVCVRQMRELLARGDEVGLFCASNKTVSIQKLTEEGLQDLKIYRVGFGPARAQVLLSVWKPHVEAAFSRVLEEFRPDIVIFHHLVRLSMGLPGRTRKAGIPSIYYLHDFYPVCPSYSLLNHENDLCSGGSPIDCGRCLFSSRFPTLPGFVHGIAPFLAVPLLIPRRFLSEHLLQDVDLFVSPSAFLRDKLKELGFNMERCRLIPYPAGSRPIEQEQPKSTEGLTLGYLGKISPKKGVSILVRAFEQLDSVRLIIRGFSDDSEIRRFRQENPRSNAILEKFCSDRSEFFRKIDVLIVPSVWYENQPNVIIEAFIHKVPVICSDLGGMAEMVRDGAWGIVFRPGDARDLAEKVRTLNENPSEVSRMKAAIPDWPTIDEHVNTLLEAANLLVQASKK from the coding sequence TTGAAATTTCTTTTCACGTTGCACAACTTTTTTCCGGAGCCACTCTTCGGCAGCGAAACAGTGTGTGTCCGACAAATGCGGGAATTATTGGCACGCGGGGACGAGGTAGGGCTATTTTGCGCGTCCAACAAAACGGTTAGTATCCAAAAGCTTACTGAAGAAGGACTTCAAGACCTGAAGATTTACCGGGTTGGATTCGGACCGGCTCGTGCCCAGGTTCTTTTGTCCGTGTGGAAACCACACGTCGAAGCCGCATTTTCTCGGGTACTCGAAGAATTCAGACCGGACATCGTCATTTTTCATCATTTGGTCAGGCTTTCCATGGGATTGCCGGGACGAACCAGGAAGGCGGGAATTCCGTCAATCTACTATTTGCACGACTTTTATCCCGTGTGTCCTTCGTATTCCCTGTTGAATCATGAAAACGATTTGTGTTCCGGAGGGTCTCCAATTGACTGCGGTAGATGTCTTTTCTCAAGCAGATTCCCGACGCTGCCCGGTTTTGTACACGGAATCGCTCCATTCCTCGCTGTTCCGCTCCTGATTCCTCGAAGGTTCTTATCAGAACATCTATTGCAGGATGTGGATCTTTTCGTTTCTCCTTCGGCATTCCTGCGGGACAAGCTAAAGGAACTCGGTTTCAACATGGAACGATGCCGGTTGATCCCCTATCCTGCGGGCAGTCGTCCGATCGAACAGGAGCAACCGAAGAGCACAGAAGGACTCACGCTCGGATACCTGGGAAAAATTTCTCCCAAGAAAGGTGTATCGATCCTCGTCCGGGCTTTTGAGCAGCTTGATTCAGTGAGGCTCATCATCCGTGGTTTCTCCGATGACAGCGAGATAAGAAGATTCCGGCAGGAAAATCCTCGCTCCAATGCAATCCTCGAAAAGTTCTGCTCTGACAGAAGTGAATTCTTCCGGAAAATCGATGTTCTGATAGTACCGTCAGTATGGTACGAAAATCAGCCCAATGTCATCATCGAAGCTTTTATTCACAAAGTGCCGGTAATATGCAGTGATCTCGGTGGAATGGCTGAAATGGTGAGGGACGGGGCATGGGGAATTGTCTTTCGTCCGGGCGACGCACGCGATCTTGCAGAAAAGGTCAGAACTCTCAATGAAAACCCGTCCGAAGTCTCGCGCATGAAAGCAGCGATTCCTGACTGGCCGACGATAGACGAACATGTAAATACACTTCTGGAAGCTGCAAACCTGCTCGTTCAGGCAAGCAAGAAATAA